Proteins from one Desulfovibrio intestinalis genomic window:
- a CDS encoding UvrD-helicase domain-containing protein, producing MNFIADLHIHSRFSRATSKALNARHLAAWARCKGISVLGTGDFTHPQWRAELGEQLEFDEASGLYRLKGEPEQLDVMSGEKMRDGDAQGPLFMLQAEISSIYKRHGKVRKVHNLIYVRTLEDAAKLSQRLEQIGNLHSDGRPILGLDSRDLLEIMLECTEDAVMIPAHVWTPWFALFGSKSGFDRLTDCYADLSEHIFALETGLSSDPAMNRLVSQLDGYALISNSDAHSGANLGREANLFAGNPSYAGMFAALRAAARRQPQDSLDCRFLGTMEFYPDEGKYHLDGHRACNVVLEPRESRELGNICPVCGKPLTVGVLHRVWELADREEPADLPLEPEARPLIPLAEVVGEIVGAGVASRKVQDRYGKLLRELGPELDILCRMPEAEVRAHWEPLGEAVARMRRGQVFRQGGYDGEYGVVKVFTPEELADIRGAGRGSLPGLKPGRPRKAAQAETAPAGSGTTVKVRRQNASSVNLLDLMKERPSQSQTVAKEQSSDQATSAFSEEQQAALMAGPGPVLVQAGPGAGKTRVLIGRMQHLLSQRIAPGKLLAVTFTRRAANEMRQRLALAMPHMQTSLPCCDTLHGIAWSRMRESMQAQGKECMLLGDDAAQQFFKAANPQLEARQAGELWRQLALARECQRAWADQPLAEAASRYAAHKANSSGPQYVDYADLLDWWLEHLKTLSPELLPQHVLVDEIQDLSPVQLEIVRKLLPADGRGFFGIGDPDQAIYGFRGVSGQSEDSLRGIWPDLTVYRLGRSFRSSQEVLNMARSLLRHKGQCGPLTAARHLSAQLRLFSAPDQQAELRWITRRVQALLGATAHTLLDQHLSSAEAHELDGTLAPGDIAVLVRLRAQIAPMRAALEQAGIPCAAPAEDAFWQDAGCARLLALAANHCGFAQLAQSLAGSVTQPQTQSFDAMASGDSLFASDAPLPSPEMMEKWLVQSPWAGEPMLAGKAWRELKRTWKTFGNWPEFLAHLGWLQEAEMVRGKAEHVQIMTMHASKGLEFQAVFLPGLEDGLLPLRRERIFGGEAPGTTPSATSGMTHGETPGTTSGTTFGAGQTPASGVNSPAHEEDEERRLLYVALTRAARALFVSHSARRTLYGKSLALDASPFLEQIRQFCRQSALTPHKHTQVSNLSLLGSPENEE from the coding sequence ATGAACTTTATTGCCGACCTGCACATTCACTCCCGCTTTTCCCGCGCTACCAGCAAGGCGCTGAACGCCCGCCATCTTGCCGCATGGGCGCGTTGCAAGGGCATAAGCGTTCTGGGTACGGGCGATTTTACGCATCCGCAATGGCGGGCCGAACTTGGCGAACAGCTTGAGTTTGATGAAGCCAGCGGCCTGTACCGCCTCAAAGGCGAGCCGGAGCAGCTTGACGTCATGTCTGGCGAAAAAATGCGGGATGGTGACGCGCAAGGCCCGCTGTTTATGCTTCAGGCGGAAATAAGCTCCATTTACAAACGCCACGGCAAGGTGCGCAAGGTACACAATCTCATCTATGTGCGCACGCTGGAAGACGCGGCAAAGCTTTCCCAACGCCTTGAACAGATCGGCAACCTGCATTCCGACGGCCGGCCCATCCTCGGCCTGGATTCGCGTGACTTGCTTGAAATCATGCTGGAATGCACGGAAGACGCCGTTATGATTCCGGCCCATGTATGGACGCCCTGGTTTGCACTCTTTGGTTCCAAGTCTGGCTTTGACCGTTTAACAGACTGCTACGCCGACCTTTCTGAACACATTTTCGCCCTTGAAACGGGCCTCTCATCCGACCCGGCCATGAACCGGCTGGTGAGCCAGCTCGACGGCTATGCCCTCATATCCAATTCCGACGCCCATTCGGGGGCCAACCTCGGGCGCGAGGCCAATCTGTTTGCGGGCAACCCTTCCTACGCAGGCATGTTCGCGGCCCTGCGCGCGGCGGCGCGGCGTCAGCCGCAGGACAGTCTGGACTGCCGTTTTCTTGGCACTATGGAATTCTACCCAGACGAGGGCAAATACCACCTCGACGGCCACCGTGCCTGCAACGTGGTGCTGGAACCCCGCGAATCGCGCGAGCTTGGCAACATCTGCCCTGTTTGCGGCAAGCCGCTTACAGTGGGCGTGCTGCACCGCGTTTGGGAACTGGCCGACAGGGAGGAACCTGCTGATTTGCCTCTAGAGCCCGAAGCGCGTCCTCTTATTCCCCTTGCAGAGGTTGTGGGCGAAATCGTCGGTGCAGGCGTTGCCTCCCGCAAGGTGCAGGACAGATACGGCAAGCTGCTGCGCGAACTTGGGCCGGAACTCGATATTCTCTGCCGTATGCCCGAAGCCGAAGTGCGCGCCCATTGGGAGCCATTGGGCGAGGCCGTGGCCCGCATGCGGCGCGGTCAGGTTTTTCGCCAGGGCGGCTATGACGGCGAATACGGCGTGGTAAAGGTCTTTACACCCGAAGAGCTGGCGGACATCCGCGGCGCTGGCCGTGGCTCCCTGCCGGGCTTGAAGCCGGGCAGACCACGCAAGGCTGCCCAGGCGGAAACAGCCCCGGCTGGATCAGGGACAACGGTAAAGGTACGCCGTCAAAACGCGTCCTCTGTAAATTTGCTGGACCTCATGAAGGAAAGACCTTCACAGAGCCAGACCGTTGCTAAAGAGCAATCGTCTGATCAGGCCACAAGCGCATTTAGCGAAGAACAGCAGGCCGCCCTTATGGCTGGCCCCGGTCCTGTGCTTGTGCAAGCTGGCCCCGGTGCGGGCAAAACCCGCGTGCTTATTGGCCGCATGCAGCACCTGCTCAGTCAGAGAATAGCGCCCGGCAAGCTTTTGGCGGTAACCTTTACACGGCGTGCTGCCAACGAGATGCGCCAACGCCTAGCCCTTGCCATGCCCCATATGCAAACAAGCTTGCCATGCTGCGACACTCTGCACGGCATTGCCTGGAGCCGCATGCGCGAGTCTATGCAGGCTCAGGGCAAGGAGTGCATGCTGCTTGGCGATGACGCGGCGCAGCAGTTTTTCAAAGCCGCTAACCCGCAGTTGGAAGCCCGGCAGGCAGGTGAACTCTGGCGTCAGCTTGCCCTTGCCCGCGAATGCCAGCGCGCATGGGCTGATCAGCCGCTTGCCGAGGCTGCCTCTCGCTATGCCGCGCACAAAGCCAATTCTTCTGGCCCTCAGTATGTGGACTACGCTGACTTGCTGGATTGGTGGCTTGAGCACCTGAAAACTCTGTCTCCGGAACTATTGCCGCAGCATGTGCTTGTGGATGAAATTCAGGACCTTTCGCCAGTACAGCTTGAAATAGTCCGTAAGCTTTTGCCTGCCGACGGCAGAGGATTTTTCGGCATCGGCGACCCCGATCAGGCCATTTATGGCTTTCGTGGCGTATCCGGCCAAAGCGAGGACAGCCTGCGTGGTATCTGGCCTGATCTGACGGTGTACCGACTTGGCCGCAGTTTTCGCTCCAGTCAGGAAGTGCTCAATATGGCACGCAGCCTGCTGCGCCATAAGGGGCAGTGCGGGCCGCTTACGGCGGCACGACACCTTAGCGCCCAACTGCGTCTTTTTTCAGCCCCGGACCAGCAGGCCGAACTGCGGTGGATTACCCGCCGTGTTCAGGCTTTGTTGGGCGCAACGGCGCACACTTTGCTTGACCAGCATTTGAGCAGCGCTGAAGCGCATGAGCTGGACGGCACGCTTGCTCCTGGCGACATCGCAGTTCTTGTTCGCCTTCGGGCGCAAATAGCGCCAATGCGCGCCGCCCTTGAGCAGGCGGGCATTCCCTGCGCAGCCCCTGCGGAGGACGCTTTTTGGCAGGATGCAGGTTGCGCGCGGCTGCTGGCTCTGGCTGCTAACCATTGCGGCTTTGCGCAGCTGGCTCAAAGCCTTGCAGGCAGTGTTACACAGCCACAAACGCAGTCTTTTGATGCGATGGCTTCTGGGGACAGTCTTTTTGCCTCAGACGCGCCCCTGCCCTCTCCTGAAATGATGGAAAAATGGCTTGTGCAGTCGCCGTGGGCAGGCGAACCCATGCTGGCTGGCAAGGCGTGGCGGGAATTGAAGCGCACCTGGAAAACCTTTGGCAACTGGCCGGAATTTCTGGCCCACCTTGGCTGGCTTCAGGAAGCGGAAATGGTTCGCGGCAAGGCAGAACATGTGCAAATCATGACCATGCATGCCTCCAAGGGGCTTGAGTTTCAGGCTGTATTTCTTCCGGGGCTTGAGGACGGACTTCTACCTCTGCGTAGAGAGCGTATTTTCGGAGGGGAAGCACCCGGCACAACTCCTAGCGCGACCTCCGGCATGACACATGGCGAAACCCCCGGCACAACTTCTGGCACGACATTTGGTGCAGGCCAGACGCCAGCCTCGGGCGTGAATTCCCCGGCGCACGAAGAAGACGAAGAACGCCGGCTGCTCTACGTTGCCCTTACACGGGCCGCGCGCGCGCTTTTTGTCAGCCACAGTGCCCGCCGCACCTTGTATGGCAAGAGCCTCGCGCTTGATGCTTCGCCGTTTCTTGAACAAATTCGTCAATTCTGCCGCCAGAGCGCCCTTACTCCACATAAACACACGCAGGTGAGCAACCTTTCCCTTTTGGGCAGCCCTGAAAACGAAGAGTAG
- a CDS encoding NAD-dependent epimerase, whose translation MHVLVTGAAGFIGYHLTARLLADGHSVVGIDNCNDYYDVQLKKDRLSQLAALPQAGHFRFEALDLADGPGMAALFAREGFSHVVNLAAQAGVRYSLINPESYLSANLVGFGHILEGCRQNKVGHLLFASSSSVYGLNTAQPYSVQHNVDHPVSLYAATKKSNELMAHAYSHLYGMPCTGLRFFTVYGPWGRPDMALHLFTTAIVRGEPIKVFNQGHMRRDFTYIDDIVEGVVRLLPLAPGPDPSFDPAAPNAATSSAPWRIYNIGNNQTVELNDFIAALEDALGMKARKEMLPMQPGDVQATWADINDLTTLTGFAPSTPLREGIARFVDWYKEYYKI comes from the coding sequence ATGCACGTTCTGGTAACTGGCGCAGCAGGCTTTATTGGATATCATCTGACTGCGCGTCTGCTGGCCGATGGGCACAGCGTTGTGGGTATAGACAATTGCAATGATTACTATGACGTGCAATTAAAAAAAGACCGTCTGTCCCAATTGGCCGCCTTGCCGCAGGCCGGACACTTTCGCTTTGAAGCCCTTGATCTGGCCGACGGCCCTGGCATGGCCGCACTTTTTGCCCGCGAAGGTTTCAGCCATGTGGTCAATCTGGCCGCCCAGGCTGGCGTGCGCTACAGTCTTATCAATCCAGAGTCCTACCTCAGCGCCAACCTCGTGGGCTTTGGTCATATTCTTGAAGGCTGCCGCCAGAACAAGGTGGGGCACCTGCTCTTTGCCTCGTCGTCGTCGGTATATGGCCTCAACACGGCCCAGCCCTATTCGGTACAGCATAACGTCGACCACCCTGTCAGCCTTTATGCGGCCACCAAGAAAAGCAACGAACTCATGGCCCATGCCTACAGCCATCTATACGGCATGCCCTGCACAGGCCTGCGATTTTTCACGGTCTACGGCCCCTGGGGCAGGCCAGACATGGCCCTGCACCTCTTTACCACAGCCATTGTACGCGGCGAACCCATCAAGGTTTTCAATCAGGGACACATGCGCCGCGACTTCACCTATATTGACGACATAGTGGAAGGCGTTGTACGCCTGCTGCCCCTGGCCCCCGGCCCGGACCCGTCCTTTGACCCTGCCGCCCCCAACGCGGCGACCAGCTCCGCGCCCTGGCGCATATACAATATCGGCAACAATCAGACGGTGGAACTCAACGACTTTATCGCCGCTCTTGAAGACGCCCTGGGCATGAAAGCCCGCAAAGAAATGCTGCCAATGCAGCCCGGCGACGTACAGGCCACCTGGGCCGACATAAACGACCTCACCACACTTACGGGCTTTGCGCCCTCGACCCCTCTGCGCGAAGGCATTGCCCGCTTTGTGGATTGGTATAAAGAGTATTACAAAATATGA
- a CDS encoding peptidase U32 family protein translates to MNDIPIITGAPTPARPEILAPAGDTPSFLAALAAGADAIYLGLKHFSARMQAENFGLTELSRLADLAHAENARIYVAMNTLVKPDEPAAAYRLISRLASQVGADGLIVQDLAMLDLARQAGFEGDLSLSTLANLTHPGALIEAKKLGANRVILPRELSIDEIRLMGEACPDGLDLELFVHGALCYCVSGRCYWSSYMGGKSGLRGRCVQPCRRVYRQGGPAAQALVRNAEREEMDRARHEQSRMDIARKDRKGNFGRDGRDSRDGRDGPGRSRNETVAFAQGRRSGRQGSMRSPGRKEHNGRWFSCLDLSLDVLAKTLLDIPHLVSWKIEGRKKGPHYVYHVVTAYRMLRDNPGDPKARKTAEEILQMALGRPVTRARFLPQKDNVPTTPDGQTNSGLMVGKIRIEQDGSVVLKPYIELLPQDYLRVGVEDERWHATLPVTRRIPKAGSLSIRLPKHKTPKAGTPVFLIDRREPELMRILKGWQARLEQLPTRQSKAVETNPRMPVPVKARPRPDMYVRSTIPQGKEMRGGKNQLQALWLSPRSADISRTMVSRICWWLPPVIWPGDEEAMRRSVGRLWREGARHFVCNEPWQRGLFPDSLDEDSDLLAGPFCNAANAPALGILARMGFTGAFVSPELPRGDMLALPKQSPLPLGAVISGFWPVGISRFGLLGVKANEPFLSPMGEPFWARQYGGNIWIYPGWPMDLTAKRQEMVAAGYGFFAHMQENPPASLPEMKRESLFNWDGSLL, encoded by the coding sequence ATGAACGACATCCCTATCATTACTGGCGCTCCCACTCCGGCCCGGCCCGAAATTCTGGCGCCCGCGGGCGATACTCCTTCCTTTCTGGCGGCCCTTGCTGCGGGAGCGGACGCCATATACCTGGGCCTCAAGCATTTTTCGGCCCGTATGCAGGCTGAAAACTTTGGCCTGACCGAACTTTCGCGCCTTGCGGATCTGGCCCATGCGGAAAACGCCCGCATCTATGTGGCCATGAACACCCTCGTCAAACCCGACGAACCCGCTGCCGCCTACCGTCTTATCTCGCGTCTGGCCTCGCAGGTAGGCGCGGACGGCCTTATTGTGCAGGATCTTGCCATGCTTGATCTGGCGCGTCAGGCAGGCTTTGAAGGCGACCTGTCCCTTTCAACGCTGGCCAACCTCACGCACCCCGGCGCGCTTATTGAAGCGAAAAAGCTTGGCGCCAACCGCGTTATCCTGCCGCGCGAGCTTTCCATTGATGAAATCCGCCTTATGGGCGAAGCCTGTCCCGATGGGCTTGATCTGGAGCTCTTTGTCCACGGCGCGCTGTGCTACTGCGTTTCAGGACGCTGCTACTGGTCCAGCTATATGGGCGGCAAAAGCGGCCTGCGTGGGCGTTGCGTGCAGCCGTGCCGCCGGGTTTACCGTCAGGGCGGGCCTGCTGCCCAAGCGCTTGTTCGCAATGCGGAACGGGAAGAAATGGACCGTGCCCGCCACGAACAGTCGCGCATGGATATTGCCCGCAAGGACCGCAAAGGCAACTTTGGCCGTGACGGGCGCGACAGCCGGGACGGACGAGACGGCCCAGGCCGCAGCCGCAACGAAACCGTCGCTTTTGCACAGGGCCGCCGGTCGGGCAGGCAGGGATCCATGCGCTCGCCGGGCCGCAAAGAGCACAACGGCCGCTGGTTCTCCTGTCTCGATCTTTCGCTGGACGTGCTGGCCAAAACCCTGCTGGATATCCCCCACCTTGTCTCGTGGAAGATCGAAGGCCGCAAGAAAGGCCCCCACTACGTCTACCATGTGGTGACGGCCTACCGCATGCTGCGTGACAATCCCGGTGATCCCAAAGCACGCAAGACCGCCGAAGAAATCTTGCAGATGGCGCTTGGCCGCCCCGTTACGCGCGCACGCTTTTTGCCGCAAAAGGACAACGTGCCCACCACCCCTGACGGTCAGACCAACTCTGGCCTTATGGTGGGCAAGATCCGCATCGAGCAGGACGGCAGCGTAGTGCTGAAGCCCTACATTGAACTGCTGCCCCAGGACTACCTGCGTGTGGGCGTTGAAGACGAACGCTGGCACGCCACCCTGCCCGTAACGCGGCGCATACCCAAGGCTGGCAGCCTCAGCATCCGTCTGCCCAAGCACAAGACGCCCAAGGCGGGTACCCCGGTCTTTCTTATAGACAGGCGCGAGCCCGAGCTGATGCGCATTCTCAAAGGCTGGCAGGCTCGTCTTGAACAGCTGCCCACCCGCCAGAGCAAAGCGGTGGAAACTAACCCGCGCATGCCTGTGCCTGTAAAGGCCAGACCCAGACCAGACATGTATGTTCGGTCCACCATTCCGCAGGGCAAGGAAATGCGCGGCGGAAAAAACCAGCTGCAGGCTCTTTGGTTGTCCCCGCGCAGCGCAGATATTTCACGCACAATGGTTTCGCGCATATGCTGGTGGCTGCCTCCCGTTATCTGGCCCGGTGATGAAGAGGCCATGCGCCGCAGTGTCGGCAGGCTTTGGCGCGAAGGCGCGCGGCACTTTGTTTGTAACGAGCCGTGGCAGCGTGGGCTTTTCCCCGACAGCCTCGATGAAGATTCCGACCTGCTGGCAGGCCCGTTCTGCAATGCCGCCAATGCTCCTGCATTGGGCATATTGGCGCGTATGGGCTTTACCGGAGCCTTTGTCAGCCCCGAATTGCCCCGCGGAGACATGCTTGCCCTGCCCAAACAGAGCCCCCTGCCCCTCGGCGCGGTGATTTCAGGCTTCTGGCCTGTGGGCATAAGCCGCTTCGGTCTTTTGGGCGTCAAGGCCAACGAGCCTTTCCTGAGTCCTATGGGCGAACCCTTCTGGGCGCGGCAGTACGGCGGCAACATCTGGATTTACCCGGGCTGGCCTATGGACCTCACTGCCAAACGGCAGGAAATGGTTGCAGCCGGATATGGCTTCTTTGCTCATATGCAGGAAAATCCCCCTGCCAGCTTGCCTGAAATGAAGCGTGAAAGTCTGTTCAACTGGGATGGTTCGCTGCTGTAG
- a CDS encoding nuclear transport factor 2 family protein: protein MMKFLKVVFLAGAIFLLTQAGTAIAQAERDFKAEENNRTLVLEFYDKFFNKHQVLEAAKFVADDYKQHNPTVPDGKEPFVSYYLDFFKANPQSRVRVVRSAVDGDIVWLHVHSVNDAKDRGEAVLDVFRVKDGVIVEHWDIIQPVPEKAENNNTMF from the coding sequence ATGATGAAGTTTCTGAAAGTAGTCTTTCTTGCAGGCGCCATTTTTCTGCTGACCCAGGCTGGAACCGCCATCGCCCAAGCGGAGCGTGATTTCAAGGCTGAGGAGAACAATCGCACGCTGGTGCTGGAGTTCTACGACAAGTTTTTCAATAAACACCAGGTGCTCGAAGCCGCGAAGTTTGTTGCAGATGACTATAAACAGCACAACCCTACAGTGCCGGACGGAAAAGAACCTTTTGTTTCCTACTACCTGGATTTTTTCAAGGCGAACCCCCAATCCAGAGTGCGTGTAGTGCGTAGCGCTGTTGATGGTGATATCGTATGGCTGCACGTTCACTCGGTTAATGACGCAAAGGATAGGGGCGAGGCCGTTCTTGATGTTTTTCGTGTGAAGGACGGGGTAATCGTCGAGCATTGGGACATTATCCAGCCGGTTCCGGAAAAAGCGGAGAACAACAATACTATGTTCTAA
- a CDS encoding tRNA1(Val) (adenine(37)-N6)-methyltransferase, whose product MQNSLPQHIIKARSHFPRGLEQPEGSLRFGADALLLAAFAARYLPPKKQTPGTVNGTPLVVAELGCGCGAALLGLAMRCPYIFGLGLEREKPLVQAALNNAALFGLSDQLHFVGLDLADKTALSALCVPAQPSGPTQPCADSSPRHNADADTELQQNLVQPACNRLDMVMANPPYNRKGRPSGKSMREHALRDVCATDGDKIALDTFCRAAATLLRHQGRFFCIYDAPALPRLCVALNAAGLGVRRILPVQPRKGEPALRVLVEARKNTAHDTVLETPLILHDVPDSSATPGTQDAPGAPKSTGAAGMSDVTHRAGPSWSAEALTFCSWLGPAPSSVTATTADNAFTAL is encoded by the coding sequence ATGCAGAATAGCCTGCCACAGCATATCATCAAGGCGCGATCGCACTTTCCACGCGGTCTGGAACAGCCGGAAGGCAGTTTGCGCTTCGGCGCGGACGCTCTTTTGCTGGCCGCCTTTGCCGCGCGCTACCTGCCGCCGAAAAAGCAAACTCCTGGCACGGTAAACGGAACTCCCCTTGTAGTGGCCGAACTGGGATGCGGTTGCGGAGCCGCCCTGCTGGGCCTTGCCATGCGCTGCCCGTATATATTTGGCCTGGGGCTGGAGCGCGAAAAACCGCTTGTTCAGGCTGCTCTGAACAACGCGGCTCTTTTTGGCTTGTCAGACCAACTGCATTTTGTCGGCCTTGACCTTGCGGATAAAACGGCGTTGTCAGCCTTGTGTGTTCCCGCTCAACCTTCAGGCCCTACACAGCCATGTGCCGACAGCTCGCCCCGCCACAATGCGGATGCGGATACGGAACTACAACAAAATTTGGTGCAACCTGCCTGCAACAGGCTGGACATGGTTATGGCCAATCCCCCTTACAACAGGAAAGGCCGCCCTTCCGGCAAGAGCATGCGTGAACACGCCCTGCGTGACGTCTGCGCCACTGATGGGGATAAAATAGCGTTGGATACCTTTTGTCGGGCTGCGGCCACGCTGCTGCGCCACCAGGGCCGTTTTTTCTGTATATATGACGCCCCGGCCCTGCCGCGCCTGTGCGTGGCCCTGAATGCCGCCGGGCTTGGCGTCAGACGTATTCTGCCAGTGCAGCCCCGCAAAGGTGAACCTGCCTTGCGCGTGCTTGTGGAGGCCCGCAAAAACACCGCCCACGACACTGTGCTGGAAACGCCGCTGATTCTGCATGATGTACCAGACAGTTCAGCCACGCCGGGCACACAGGACGCGCCGGGAGCGCCGAAATCTACGGGCGCGGCTGGCATGTCAGATGTCACACACCGTGCCGGGCCGTCCTGGTCTGCCGAGGCCCTGACCTTTTGTTCCTGGCTTGGCCCCGCGCCGTCTTCCGTCACTGCCACCACTGCCGACAATGCTTTTACTGCACTATGA
- a CDS encoding NAD(P)-dependent oxidoreductase, with protein sequence MKIAIIGATGFVGTAIRKEAVSRGHQVLALTRSPQKITPSSVLAVREIDVNDSEALAQALAGYDVVVHAFAPPRSDSVQERIARQTRGTQSIIKAAKQAGIERLVVVGGAGTAEVAPGVPLMNSYFFPPEYEGGARSTAAIKELLQAEKSIDWVFVSPPNILEAGVRTGNYRTGKDNLVIELASGRSYLSVEDYALAMLDEIENPRHHRQRFTVGT encoded by the coding sequence ATGAAGATAGCGATCATTGGCGCTACGGGCTTTGTGGGAACGGCAATACGTAAAGAAGCCGTTTCACGTGGGCATCAGGTACTGGCTCTGACCCGCAGCCCGCAGAAAATAACTCCGTCCAGCGTCCTTGCCGTGAGGGAGATTGATGTGAACGATAGCGAGGCGCTTGCACAGGCCTTGGCTGGCTATGATGTGGTGGTGCATGCCTTTGCCCCTCCACGTTCAGATTCCGTGCAAGAGCGCATTGCCCGGCAAACACGGGGAACCCAAAGCATCATCAAAGCCGCAAAACAGGCTGGCATTGAGCGGCTGGTGGTGGTGGGCGGCGCGGGAACCGCCGAGGTGGCTCCTGGCGTACCGCTGATGAACAGCTACTTCTTTCCCCCGGAGTATGAGGGTGGGGCGCGGTCAACGGCGGCCATAAAAGAACTGCTTCAGGCCGAAAAAAGTATTGATTGGGTGTTTGTTTCTCCGCCCAATATCCTTGAGGCAGGGGTGCGCACGGGCAACTACCGCACCGGAAAGGATAATTTGGTTATAGAGCTCGCCAGCGGTCGCAGCTACCTGAGTGTGGAGGATTATGCGCTGGCTATGCTGGATGAAATTGAAAATCCCAGGCATCATCGTCAGCGGTTCACTGTGGGAACATAG
- a CDS encoding precorrin-8X methylmutase, which translates to MTHNTPVELDSACTPQDIESRSFAIIDEELPSPRPFEGPLWQVARRCIHTLGDTEIINDLRLSAAGLEAGVVALMRGCTVYTDTRMAAAGLPMRRLTPLGVTVTPIMALPGLDELARAGGTTRSRAGLESLAQQMSGHIMVIGNAPTALLGLLDVLEQGAPPPALIVGMPVGFVNAAQSKELLHRTSWPHFTLLGRKGGSAVAAACVNALADLALEQRGLGDIAKL; encoded by the coding sequence ATGACGCACAATACTCCGGTGGAGCTGGATTCAGCCTGTACGCCACAAGATATCGAAAGCCGTTCCTTTGCCATCATAGATGAGGAGCTGCCTTCGCCACGCCCCTTTGAAGGCCCGCTTTGGCAGGTAGCCCGCCGCTGCATTCACACATTGGGCGACACAGAAATCATCAATGATTTGCGTCTGAGTGCAGCCGGACTTGAGGCAGGCGTGGTTGCTCTTATGCGGGGCTGCACCGTCTACACCGACACGCGCATGGCCGCAGCCGGGCTGCCCATGCGCCGCCTGACGCCACTGGGCGTCACGGTTACGCCCATTATGGCCCTGCCGGGGCTGGACGAACTTGCCCGCGCCGGAGGCACCACACGCTCGCGCGCAGGGCTGGAATCGCTTGCCCAGCAAATGAGTGGACACATTATGGTTATCGGCAACGCCCCCACGGCTCTGCTTGGCCTGCTGGACGTGCTTGAACAGGGCGCGCCGCCTCCGGCCCTTATCGTGGGCATGCCTGTGGGCTTTGTTAATGCCGCGCAATCCAAGGAACTGCTGCACCGCACATCCTGGCCGCACTTTACCCTGCTGGGACGTAAGGGCGGTTCCGCTGTGGCGGCGGCCTGCGTCAACGCCTTGGCTGATCTGGCGCTGGAGCAGCGCGGATTAGGAGACATAGCGAAGTTGTAA
- a CDS encoding winged helix-turn-helix transcriptional regulator — MSNEKAQHDESVEFEQPCPIRDVLDRIGDQWSLLVLEALEIQTLRFNELAREIGDISKQMLSRTLKRLEQDGFILRTIYPEVPPRVEYQLTDLGRSFLVPMQTLIIWADSNHHAICNARVNYAISGK; from the coding sequence ATGAGCAACGAAAAAGCGCAACATGACGAGAGCGTTGAATTTGAGCAGCCCTGTCCCATAAGGGACGTGCTTGACCGGATCGGCGACCAGTGGAGCCTGCTGGTATTAGAAGCTCTGGAGATTCAAACCTTGCGGTTCAACGAATTAGCGCGCGAAATAGGTGATATATCCAAGCAGATGCTTTCACGAACGTTGAAGCGTCTGGAGCAGGACGGTTTCATCCTGCGCACAATATATCCTGAAGTGCCGCCTCGTGTGGAATATCAGCTCACTGACCTTGGCCGCTCCTTTCTTGTGCCCATGCAAACGCTGATCATCTGGGCGGACTCCAATCACCACGCTATCTGTAATGCGCGTGTGAACTACGCCATAAGCGGCAAATGA